From a single Lolium rigidum isolate FL_2022 chromosome 7, APGP_CSIRO_Lrig_0.1, whole genome shotgun sequence genomic region:
- the LOC124676304 gene encoding probable F-box protein At4g22165 — protein sequence MELSSVASMMSLGSLAIQRTSLCSLVFRVLQRLVGFTSGSLNKFCKDVHQPLTETIVGTSPELPQDVLMGIFATLEMPDFIRAGAVCLSWHSAYASLRSLGQYKLWPCLLYTSESAGDSSACLYSLTERRSYKLTLPEPPIRSRCLIGSSHGWLLTVDERSEMHLLNPITCEQIALPSVTTLEHVKPIFDEYGVLHKYELSWLTGRTTNYISPLIFALDKLRDEFQYKAFVFPDTSTGSYIVVLIHNPVRQISFARLGDDKWTWLPHHYIYCDCIYKDGLLYAVSTTGDLHTFDLSGPTVQMNTIISIHRDVDCEYAYIVQSPSGDLLFIWRLFEDLKLEPDPGETVFWNTTKFRIYEVEAAGSKLKEINCLRDHVLFLGHNESLCLSAEEYPSLKANHVYFTDDNMLWTLGFKNNHRDMGILNLDDNSKEELVSSQLCSNFPAPIWITPDFRNMNLASGAAYKMVE from the coding sequence ATGGAGCTAAGTAGCGTCGCCTCGATGATGAGCCTAGGGAGTCTAGCTATACAGCGGACATCTTTGTGCTCCCTAGTCTTCAGAGTTTTGCAAAGGCTGGTAGGCTTCACTTCCGGCTCACTGAATAAATTCTGCAAAGATGTTCATCAACCACTGACCGAGACTATCGTGGGCACATCGCCAGAGCTGCCTCAGGACGTCTTGATGGGTATCTTTGCCACCCTTGAAATGCCTGACTTTATACGCGCTGGCGCCGTCTGCCTCTCTTGGCACTCTGCATATGCCAGCCTACGAAGCCTTGGGCAGTATAAACTATGGCCGTGCCTCCTCTATACTTCTGAATCTGCTGGTGATAGCTCTGCTTGCCTCTACAGCCTCACTGAAAGGAGATCGTACAAGTTAACTCTTCCGGAGCCACCTATCCGCTCTAGGTGTTTGATTGGGTCCTCTCATGGCTGGCTACTTACTGTTGATGAGAGATCTGAGATGCATCTTCTCAATCCGATCACATGTGAACAGATTGCTTTaccttcggtgaccaccctcgagCATGTGAAGCCCATCTTTGATGAGTACGGTGTTCTCCACAAGTATGAATTGTCTTGGCTCACTGGAAGAACTACTAACTATATCTCACCGTTGATCTTCGCTCTTGACAAGCTGCGGGATGAATTCCAATATAAGGCATTTGTGTTCCCTGATACATCCACGGGAAGCTACATTGTGGTGCTCATCCATAACCCAGTGCGCCAGATCTCTTTTGCAAGGCTAGGGGATGATAAATGGACCTGGCTGCCGCATCATTATATCTATTGCGATTGCATTTACAAGGATGGCTTGTTGTATGCTGTGTCTACAACGGGAGATCTTCACACTTTTGATCTTAGTGGCCCTACGGTCCAAATGAATACGATCATAAGCATACACAGGGATGTTGACTGTGAGTATGCATACATTGTTCAATCTCCATCTGGTGATCTGCTTTTTATTTGGAGACTCTTTGAGGATTTGAAGTTGGAACCTGATCCTGGGGAAACTGTGTTTTGGAATACTACAAAATTCAGAATATATGAAGTTGAAGCTGCTGGGAGTAAACTTAAGGAAATCAATTGCTTGCGTGACCATGTTTTGTTTCTTGGGCATAATGAATCACTTTGTCTCAGTGCTGAAGAATACCCATCGCTCAAGGCAAATCATGTCTACTTTACTGACGATAATATGTTGTGGACATTGGGATTTAAGAATAATCACCGTGATATGGGAATTCTCAACTTGGATGATAACAGCAAGGAAGAACTTGTATCTTCTCAGCTTTGTTCCAACTTTCCGGCTCCTATTTGGATTACACCTGATTTTAGAAACATGAACTTGGCTTCAGGTGCTGCTTACAAAATGGTTGAGTGA